The following proteins are co-located in the Myxococcus fulvus genome:
- a CDS encoding peptide chain release factor family protein produces MTTTTSPTRRQAARDALALDDEALLKTCEVDYFIASGPGGQHRNTTASGVRLTHAATELSVSATERRSQTQNKGVALERLREGLKALTIVPKVRRPTRPSAGAKRRRLEGKKRTSEKKSLRGKGDW; encoded by the coding sequence ATGACCACCACGACCTCACCCACCCGCCGACAAGCCGCGCGAGACGCCCTCGCGCTCGACGACGAGGCCCTGCTGAAGACGTGCGAGGTGGATTACTTCATCGCCTCCGGTCCCGGCGGGCAGCACCGCAACACCACCGCCAGCGGCGTGCGCCTCACGCACGCGGCCACCGAGCTGTCCGTCTCCGCCACCGAGCGGCGCAGCCAGACGCAGAACAAGGGTGTGGCCCTGGAGCGCCTGCGCGAGGGCCTGAAGGCGCTCACCATCGTCCCCAAGGTGCGCCGCCCCACGCGCCCCTCCGCCGGTGCGAAGCGACGCAGACTCGAAGGCAAGAAGCGCACGTCGGAGAAGAAGTCCCTGCGGGGCAAGGGCGACTGGTAG